A stretch of the Solanum dulcamara chromosome 6, daSolDulc1.2, whole genome shotgun sequence genome encodes the following:
- the LOC129892384 gene encoding MATH domain and coiled-coil domain-containing protein At3g58400-like, whose amino-acid sequence MGSIAPEDEEVTVVEVREASPAHYLLKIESFSLLSESGIEKFESKEFKAGGYKWKMIIYPNGNTRENGSGHLSVYLAISGTSSLPAGWEVNAIFTFFLFNQLHDNYLSARGKMRRFQPIKSLWGLPKFLSHKAFKEVSNGYLVDDKCVVGAEIFIVQRQAIGECLSIVKSNGSFKREWKICNFSNPGKNWLSEEFTVGDHKWQLKLYPKGEAHNKGYIAIYLHSVDSKDFNHHQKVKANCSINLKNQINGGYKKRSYCKWFSATSRTWGFTGYMPSAQLHDQEKGYLVNDCIVVEIELEVVFKHSVKSLS is encoded by the exons ATGGGATCGATTGCTCCAGAAGATGAAG AAGTGACGGTGGTGGAAGTTAGAGAAGCTTCGCCAGCTCACTATTTGTTGAAAATTGAGTCTTTCTCACTACTTTCAGAGAGTGGCATTGAGAAGTTCGAATCAAAAGAGTTTAAGGCTGGTGGTTATAAATG GAAAATGATCATTTATCCTAATGGAAACACACGTGAAAATGGAAGTGGACATCTTTCAGTTTACTTAGCCATTTCAGGGACAAGTTCCCTGCCTGCTGGTTGGGAGGTCAATGCTATATTTACCTTCTTTCTGTTCAATCAACTCCATGACAACTATCTTTCAGCGCGAG GAAAAATGCGGCGGTTTCAACCTATCAAGTCTTTATGGGGACTTCCCAAATTTCTTTCTCACAAAGCATTCAAAGAGGTCTCTAATGGATACCTTGTTGACGACAAATGTGTGGTTGGAGCAGAGATATTTATCGTGCAAAGGCAAGCAATTGGTGAATGTTTGTCCATTGTGAAATCTAACGGCTCATTTAAGCGTGAATGGAAGATCTGTAATTTCTCCAATCCTGGCAAAAATTGGCTTTCTGAAGAATTTACTGTGGGAGATCACAAATG GCAGCTAAAGTTATATCCAAAAGGCGAAGCACACAATAAGGGATATATCGCGATATACTTACATTCTGTTGATTCTAAGGACTTCAATCACCATCAAAAAGTGAAGGCAAATTGCAGCATCAACCTCAAAAATCAGATAAATGGTGGATACAAAAAGCGATCTT attgCAAGTGGTTTTCTGCCACCTCACGGACGTGGGGTTTTACAGGTTATATGCCTTCAGCTCAGTTGCATGATCAGGAAAAAGGTTATCTTGTCAATGATTGTATTGTGGTGGAGATTGAGCTGGAAGTTGTGTTTAAGCATAGCGTAAAGAGCTTATCTTAA